A region of Bacillota bacterium DNA encodes the following proteins:
- the pstS gene encoding phosphate ABC transporter substrate-binding protein PstS codes for MRLKALAATAYLPVVLAVVMAVGCAPKKQASTDSASKVQITGAGSTFVYPLMSRWSSEYAKLTGVQVNYQSIGSGGGIQQFKEGTIDFGATDVAVSEEEEKTFTRPFVQFPVVAGTEAVVYNLPGITQNLKLTPDVLVDIFLGKVKKWNDARIAQLNPDVQLPDMNIVVVHRSDGSGTTYIFTDYLSTVSSEWEQKVGRGKSVSWPTGVGAKGNEGVTGQVKQLPGAIGYVELNYARQNNLAFAAIQNAAGQFVLPSQETGTAATRAALERLQRDIRSSVVNMSGENAYPITGFVYVLLDKQPKDTAKSAEMKKFFEWVLKNGQKIAGELDYVPLAEEVVQMSLQKLAEVP; via the coding sequence ATGCGGCTTAAAGCCTTAGCAGCAACGGCGTATTTGCCGGTAGTTCTGGCTGTAGTCATGGCAGTGGGGTGTGCGCCTAAAAAACAGGCTTCAACCGATAGCGCCAGCAAAGTGCAGATTACAGGAGCGGGATCCACTTTTGTGTATCCCCTGATGTCGCGCTGGTCTTCGGAGTATGCCAAACTGACGGGCGTACAGGTGAATTACCAGAGCATCGGTAGCGGGGGAGGCATCCAGCAGTTCAAGGAGGGCACCATTGACTTCGGTGCGACCGATGTAGCAGTGTCGGAAGAGGAGGAGAAAACCTTCACCCGTCCATTTGTGCAATTTCCGGTGGTAGCGGGCACGGAGGCAGTGGTCTACAATCTGCCCGGCATCACCCAGAACCTGAAACTCACCCCCGACGTACTGGTAGACATCTTTCTCGGCAAGGTGAAGAAGTGGAACGATGCGCGCATTGCGCAGCTGAACCCGGATGTGCAGTTGCCGGATATGAACATCGTGGTTGTCCATCGGTCGGATGGCAGCGGCACCACGTACATTTTCACGGACTACCTGTCTACGGTCAGCTCCGAGTGGGAGCAGAAGGTGGGGCGTGGGAAGTCGGTGAGCTGGCCGACCGGTGTTGGGGCGAAGGGCAATGAAGGGGTCACCGGTCAGGTGAAGCAATTGCCGGGCGCAATCGGATATGTAGAGCTGAACTACGCGCGTCAGAATAACCTGGCATTTGCAGCCATCCAGAACGCGGCTGGCCAGTTTGTATTGCCCAGTCAGGAGACCGGTACCGCAGCGACCCGCGCCGCCTTAGAACGACTACAGCGGGACATCCGCAGCAGCGTGGTGAACATGTCTGGGGAAAACGCCTATCCGATTACCGGCTTCGTATATGTCTTGCTGGACAAACAGCCCAAAGATACGGCAAAGTCGGCAGAGATGAAGAAGTTCTTCGAGTGGGTACTGAAGAACGGACAGAAGATAGCAGGGGAGCTGGACTACGTGCCGCTCGCAGAAGAAGTGGTTCAAATGTCCTTGCAGAAACTCGCCGAGGTGCCATAA
- a CDS encoding nucleotidyltransferase domain-containing protein, which translates to MSEPEWQPYIETLRQRRRKVERQRQKRYQRAWQLAREAAELLRREYGVTRVVVFGSLLRPSMFDERSDVDIAAWGIAPQDTLRAMSAVAYLDSEIEVNLVDVSTCQPGILHVIEQEGVDV; encoded by the coding sequence ATGAGCGAACCGGAGTGGCAGCCATACATCGAAACGTTGCGCCAGCGTCGTCGCAAAGTCGAGAGGCAGCGGCAGAAACGGTACCAGCGCGCGTGGCAGCTGGCTCGAGAAGCGGCGGAACTGTTGCGTCGCGAGTATGGAGTGACGCGCGTGGTAGTGTTTGGCTCACTGCTGCGCCCCAGCATGTTCGACGAACGTTCCGATGTGGACATCGCCGCGTGGGGTATCGCACCGCAGGATACCCTTCGGGCAATGAGTGCTGTTGCTTATCTGGACAGCGAGATAGAGGTCAATCTGGTGGATGTCAGCACGTGTCAGCCGGGCATCCTGCACGTGATTGAGCAGGAGGGTGTAGACGTATGA
- the pstA gene encoding phosphate ABC transporter permease PstA encodes MRISRIHEFWRRFINAVSLALTGVCAAIVMAPVFIILAYLLMNGIRSINVEFLTSLPKSPGEPGGGVANAIVGSFYMVGLGLILSLPVGVGAGVYLAEFGRTRYAQVIRFIADVLNGVPSIVIGVSVWALLVVPLRSFSALAGGVALSFIMIPMIARTTEEMVRAVPNMLREASLGLGATYARTMWSVVLPAARGGIVTGVMLALARAFGEAAPLLFTALGNRYWNFYLDRPMANLPTQIYEYAKSPYVDWHRQAWAAALVLITVVLVLNVIARISTRERFRALR; translated from the coding sequence ATGCGCATCTCAAGGATTCACGAGTTTTGGCGCAGGTTTATCAACGCAGTATCGCTGGCACTTACCGGCGTTTGCGCAGCCATCGTGATGGCGCCGGTGTTCATCATCCTCGCCTACCTGCTCATGAACGGCATTCGATCCATCAACGTAGAGTTCCTCACTAGTCTACCCAAATCGCCAGGAGAGCCGGGCGGCGGAGTGGCAAACGCCATTGTGGGCAGCTTCTACATGGTAGGGTTGGGGCTCATTCTCTCGTTACCCGTTGGTGTGGGTGCAGGCGTGTACCTGGCGGAGTTCGGGCGGACGCGCTATGCGCAGGTGATTCGTTTCATTGCCGATGTGCTGAACGGGGTGCCCAGCATCGTCATCGGCGTATCGGTATGGGCTTTGCTGGTGGTGCCTTTGCGTTCGTTTTCTGCGCTGGCTGGCGGAGTGGCGCTATCGTTCATCATGATCCCCATGATCGCCCGCACGACCGAGGAGATGGTACGCGCGGTTCCTAACATGCTGCGTGAAGCATCGCTGGGTTTGGGCGCGACCTACGCCCGCACCATGTGGAGTGTGGTATTGCCTGCCGCACGAGGGGGTATCGTCACTGGCGTGATGCTGGCTCTGGCGCGCGCGTTTGGGGAGGCTGCTCCTCTGCTGTTTACCGCACTGGGCAACCGCTACTGGAACTTCTATCTGGACCGCCCCATGGCGAACCTGCCCACCCAGATATACGAGTACGCCAAGTCACCTTATGTAGACTGGCACCGCCAGGCGTGGGCGGCTGCGCTGGTATTGATTACAGTGGTGCTGGTGCTGAATGTCATCGCGCGTATCTCAACCCGTGAGCGATTCCGTGCATTGAGGTGA
- the pstC gene encoding phosphate ABC transporter permease subunit PstC gives MNEPATDAAASFRIRRYRRSSAFWSDRLFRAVVIASASVLGLLILFFAYELWQSSTLSIRTFGWRFWVSRDWDPVRERFGALPFIWGTLVTSIAALILAVPLSLGTAIFIAEVAPRWLRPPVSFVVELLAAIPSVVYGLWGVFVMVPWLREHVQIPLEQRFGHIPLFQGPAVGVSMMAAILVLAVMIIPYITAVSREVILAVPQSQREASYGLGATKWETIRRVVLRYARVGILGAIILGYGRAVGETMAVTMVIGNRPEISLSLLHPGYTMASVIANEFTEATSPLYLSSLTEIGLLLFVITLLINALARFLVWRVSRGEVHY, from the coding sequence ATGAACGAACCGGCAACGGATGCAGCTGCAAGTTTCAGGATACGTCGGTACAGGAGAAGCAGCGCTTTCTGGTCTGACCGTCTTTTCAGGGCGGTTGTCATTGCATCAGCCTCAGTGTTGGGACTGCTCATACTGTTCTTTGCGTACGAGCTGTGGCAGTCTTCGACGCTGAGCATCCGTACCTTTGGATGGCGGTTCTGGGTGTCGCGCGATTGGGACCCGGTGCGCGAACGGTTTGGGGCTTTGCCCTTCATCTGGGGCACGCTGGTCACCTCCATCGCTGCGTTGATTCTCGCCGTGCCGCTCAGCCTGGGAACCGCCATCTTCATCGCTGAGGTCGCCCCCCGCTGGCTGCGACCGCCGGTCTCTTTCGTCGTGGAGCTGCTGGCAGCCATTCCCTCTGTGGTGTATGGCTTGTGGGGAGTGTTTGTGATGGTTCCCTGGTTGCGTGAGCACGTGCAGATTCCGCTGGAACAGCGATTCGGGCATATCCCGCTGTTTCAAGGTCCTGCCGTAGGTGTCAGCATGATGGCAGCTATCCTGGTGCTCGCAGTCATGATTATCCCCTACATCACCGCGGTATCGCGCGAGGTGATACTGGCGGTGCCACAGTCGCAGCGTGAAGCATCGTACGGTCTGGGTGCTACCAAGTGGGAAACCATCCGGCGGGTGGTGCTACGCTACGCACGGGTGGGTATACTCGGCGCAATTATCCTCGGGTATGGGCGCGCTGTTGGCGAGACGATGGCGGTCACAATGGTCATCGGCAACCGTCCCGAAATCTCGTTGTCCCTGCTGCACCCCGGCTACACCATGGCGAGCGTCATCGCCAATGAGTTTACCGAAGCCACCTCGCCCCTGTATCTGTCATCGCTTACCGAGATAGGTTTATTGCTGTTCGTTATCACCCTGCTGATTAACGCGCTGGCTCGGTTCCTCGTGTGGCGCGTTTCCAGAGGGGAGGTGCATTACTGA
- a CDS encoding DUF1559 domain-containing protein — MKRHAFTLIELLVVIAIIAILAAILFPVFAQARATARRTACLSNMKQLTLGMLQYNQDYDEKFPGWDWGFFCNGGNQGLPRDSAAFWTMAIYPYVKNDGVYQCQDDPLQWNDAWASCSDDGGRNDRFAPINPANG, encoded by the coding sequence ATGAAACGCCACGCATTTACGCTCATCGAGTTACTGGTTGTTATCGCGATTATCGCGATACTGGCAGCCATTCTGTTCCCTGTGTTTGCACAGGCTAGAGCAACTGCCCGCAGGACCGCCTGTCTGTCCAACATGAAGCAGCTGACGCTGGGGATGCTGCAGTACAATCAGGACTACGATGAGAAGTTCCCCGGATGGGACTGGGGCTTCTTCTGCAACGGTGGGAACCAGGGTCTTCCCCGCGACTCCGCCGCGTTCTGGACGATGGCAATCTACCCCTACGTGAAAAACGACGGGGTGTATCAGTGCCAGGACGACCCGTTGCAGTGGAACGATGCATGGGCAAGCTGCAGTGACGACGGAGGGCGGAATGACCGCTTCGCGCCCATCAACCCTGCAAACGGTTAG
- a CDS encoding DUF3187 family protein has translation MLSVFCIGCGLALAGRGNCQSNWRAPVLVRNAEPLNILFLQAPPASASVLTEGETQLQLNLDVVNHLLFDRDSGSRLEQDFEVQRLTATVACGVGNNAEVVVHLPMLARNGGVMDEVINTWHRWFGFKGGGRASHRSYRVREWIVRDGKTLVSLDGAAVGIGDTTLEVRQSLGRLGRSFWAVRVMLKLPTGCASQQFGSGAVDAGAGVVMTYWCGSRLVWHMNLSKVWVGRPSSLGVSARDMVQWLLAVEYLADRQVSLVAQIDDNRTPVVVGLPYADGARRSLTIGLIREIRSGLHAELSLTQNQFGWLARVAPDFHLHLGIRWER, from the coding sequence TTGCTTTCCGTGTTTTGTATAGGGTGTGGACTGGCATTGGCAGGGCGTGGCAACTGCCAGAGTAACTGGCGTGCCCCGGTGCTAGTACGCAACGCTGAACCGCTGAACATCCTCTTTCTTCAGGCTCCTCCTGCTTCAGCATCGGTTCTCACGGAAGGCGAGACACAACTGCAATTGAACTTGGACGTGGTGAATCACCTGCTGTTTGATAGGGATTCAGGAAGCCGTTTGGAACAGGACTTCGAGGTACAGCGGCTCACCGCAACGGTCGCGTGCGGTGTCGGCAATAACGCGGAGGTTGTTGTGCACCTGCCCATGCTCGCACGCAACGGCGGCGTCATGGATGAGGTCATCAACACCTGGCACCGCTGGTTTGGCTTCAAAGGCGGAGGAAGAGCCAGCCACCGCAGCTACCGGGTACGCGAGTGGATTGTGCGTGACGGAAAAACACTGGTTTCACTGGACGGTGCCGCCGTTGGGATAGGAGATACCACGCTGGAGGTGCGCCAGTCGCTGGGTCGGCTCGGACGAAGCTTCTGGGCGGTGCGGGTGATGCTCAAACTGCCAACGGGCTGCGCCTCACAGCAGTTTGGCAGTGGAGCGGTTGACGCAGGGGCTGGAGTTGTAATGACCTACTGGTGCGGGAGCCGCCTGGTGTGGCACATGAACCTGAGCAAAGTATGGGTAGGACGCCCTTCCAGCCTCGGCGTGTCAGCGCGCGACATGGTGCAATGGTTATTGGCGGTGGAGTATCTGGCAGACAGGCAGGTCTCTCTGGTCGCTCAGATAGACGACAACCGTACTCCTGTCGTTGTGGGATTGCCCTACGCCGATGGCGCGCGCCGCTCCCTCACCATCGGACTGATTCGCGAAATTCGCTCCGGACTGCACGCGGAGCTGTCACTTACCCAAAACCAGTTCGGCTGGCTGGCACGAGTCGCCCCGGACTTCCATTTGCATCTTGGCATACGATGGGAGCGGTAA
- a CDS encoding heme-binding protein encodes MALVQRNRIKLTLEGAKLIVQACEAKSRELGQDMDIAVVDDGGNLLAFCRMDNARITSIDIAINKAFTAAGTRRGTHEYALSASPQGGPVFGIHVSNQGRFMIFGGGLPIIVDGQVIGAVGVSSGTVEQDRIVAQAGVDAFLAALAEEKEATS; translated from the coding sequence ATGGCGCTGGTACAGCGAAACCGAATCAAACTGACGCTGGAGGGAGCAAAGTTAATCGTTCAGGCGTGTGAAGCCAAGTCTCGGGAATTGGGACAGGATATGGACATCGCCGTCGTGGACGACGGCGGTAATCTACTCGCCTTTTGCCGCATGGACAATGCCCGCATCACCAGCATCGACATCGCCATCAACAAAGCATTTACCGCTGCGGGCACAAGGCGAGGCACCCACGAGTACGCCCTGAGTGCTTCACCGCAAGGAGGCCCGGTTTTCGGCATTCACGTCAGCAACCAGGGACGGTTCATGATTTTCGGCGGTGGACTGCCTATCATTGTCGACGGACAGGTCATCGGCGCGGTCGGGGTGAGCTCCGGTACGGTGGAGCAAGACCGCATCGTGGCTCAGGCGGGCGTGGATGCGTTTCTGGCAGCACTGGCGGAAGAGAAAGAGGCGACGTCATAA
- a CDS encoding SDR family oxidoreductase, with protein sequence MPRAIVTGGAGFLGSHLVDRLLAEGYEVIALDNLITGRIENIAHLAGNERFRFIKQDVTEYLYIDGAVDIVFHFASPASPVDFATRPIQILKVNALGTHKTLGLAKAKGARYVLASTSEVYGDPLVHPQTEDYTGNVNPVGVRGAYDEGKRFAEAMTMAYHRHHGLDTRIVRIFNTFGERMRLDDGRMIPNFIGQALRGEPITVYGDGQQTRSFCYVSDLIEGVWRLSQLPDYHEPVNIGNPDERTVLEIAQLVKQLAQSSSNIVFCPLFSPDEPRRRRPDITRARQLLGWEPQVSVEEGLRRTLEHFRARLAGR encoded by the coding sequence ATGCCGCGTGCGATCGTCACAGGCGGAGCGGGATTTCTGGGGTCGCATCTGGTAGACAGGTTGCTGGCGGAAGGCTACGAAGTGATTGCGCTGGATAATCTGATTACCGGACGCATCGAGAACATCGCGCACCTTGCGGGCAACGAGCGTTTCCGCTTCATCAAACAGGATGTTACCGAGTATCTGTACATCGATGGTGCGGTAGACATCGTGTTCCATTTCGCCTCGCCCGCCAGCCCGGTGGACTTCGCCACGAGGCCCATTCAGATACTGAAGGTGAACGCACTGGGCACCCACAAAACGCTGGGGCTGGCGAAGGCGAAAGGCGCGCGATACGTGCTGGCTTCCACCTCCGAAGTGTACGGCGACCCTCTGGTGCATCCGCAGACCGAAGACTATACGGGCAATGTGAACCCAGTCGGCGTGCGGGGTGCATATGATGAGGGCAAACGCTTTGCAGAAGCGATGACGATGGCGTACCATCGCCATCACGGGCTGGACACACGCATTGTGCGTATTTTCAATACCTTTGGCGAGCGGATGCGCCTGGATGACGGCAGGATGATCCCCAACTTCATCGGGCAGGCATTGCGTGGCGAGCCTATCACCGTGTACGGCGATGGACAGCAGACCCGCAGCTTCTGCTACGTTTCCGACCTGATTGAAGGAGTCTGGCGGCTCTCACAGCTGCCCGACTATCACGAGCCGGTCAATATCGGCAATCCGGATGAGCGCACGGTGCTGGAAATTGCTCAGTTGGTCAAACAGCTGGCGCAAAGTTCCAGCAACATCGTGTTCTGCCCGCTATTTTCTCCGGACGAGCCGCGCCGACGCAGACCCGATATCACCCGTGCACGTCAGCTGCTGGGCTGGGAACCGCAGGTGAGCGTGGAAGAAGGACTGAGGCGCACCCTCGAACACTTTCGGGCGCGCCTCGCCGGAAGATAA
- a CDS encoding DUF5703 domain-containing protein codes for MPGRSDDALAYLQRCNVIWDTPSADSSGSMPLGNGDIGVNVWVEPNGDLVFYLSKTDAWSEVNRLLKLGRVRVTLSPSLLNGGRFFRQELRLLQGEVLIQGGNPDKPTSLRVWVDAYRPVVWVDVDSPQPVHVRAHVEIWRNSNRRLEGRELFSAYGLMDAPFPVVEHADTVLEDHRDRVVWFHRNPTSIFEQTLRHQGLQSLIGKIPDPLLYRTFGGMMRGKGLTREDARTLRSANPAKRFSIAIHLLTAQTDTVKQWIERLEAQAARTESVPRNQARAAHQRWWLSFWRRSWIVVSSTPQADVVTQGYALQRFINACAGRGAYPIKFNGSIFTVDSRESDEHFDADYRRWGGEYWFQNTRLPYWSMIPAGDFEMMQPLFRMYANALPLAKERTRLYFGHEGAYFPETITFWGTYANCNYGWNREGKPISHIDNPYIRYYYSCNLELLTLALEYFFHTGDKRFLHDTLLPFADASIAFYDRHFPRDDGGKLLFKPAQSLETYPDVVNPLPDIAGLRWTLEGLLRLPLGKEHAHRRHLWQRLLGQLPPLPARTENGQTFLLPAQEILAPPINSENPELYAVFPYRLYGVGKPDIQVARNTYARRPYKGNEGWRQDPIWAAMLGMAEEARNMVAQRFATKHPGSRFPAFWGPNYDWIPDQDHGCAGMIALQAMLMQTDGNRILLFPAWPKGWDVSFRLHAPGKTVVEGVFRAGKLQTLKVTPAIREKDVTVLEPQ; via the coding sequence ATGCCTGGCCGTTCTGACGATGCACTGGCTTATTTGCAGAGATGCAACGTGATATGGGATACCCCTTCTGCCGATAGCTCCGGCTCCATGCCGCTGGGCAACGGCGACATTGGCGTGAACGTGTGGGTGGAACCGAACGGCGACCTCGTGTTCTACCTCAGCAAGACCGATGCATGGAGCGAGGTAAACCGCCTGCTGAAGCTGGGCAGGGTGCGCGTGACCCTCTCCCCTTCCCTGCTGAACGGAGGCAGGTTCTTCCGGCAGGAGCTTCGGCTCTTGCAGGGCGAGGTGCTGATTCAGGGAGGTAACCCCGACAAACCGACCAGCCTGCGCGTATGGGTAGACGCCTATCGTCCTGTGGTGTGGGTGGATGTCGACAGCCCGCAGCCCGTGCATGTTCGTGCCCATGTGGAAATCTGGCGCAACTCGAACCGCAGGCTGGAAGGACGCGAGCTGTTCAGCGCATACGGGCTGATGGACGCCCCTTTCCCCGTGGTGGAACATGCCGACACCGTCCTGGAAGACCATCGCGACCGCGTGGTCTGGTTCCACCGCAACCCCACCTCTATTTTCGAGCAAACCCTGCGCCATCAGGGGCTGCAGAGCCTGATTGGGAAGATACCCGACCCCCTGCTCTATCGCACTTTCGGCGGGATGATGCGCGGCAAAGGATTGACCCGTGAGGATGCGCGCACCCTGCGCAGTGCCAACCCCGCAAAGCGGTTTTCCATCGCGATACACTTACTGACTGCGCAGACCGACACGGTAAAGCAATGGATTGAAAGACTGGAAGCCCAGGCGGCGAGAACGGAATCGGTTCCGCGCAACCAGGCGCGAGCCGCACATCAGCGATGGTGGCTCAGCTTCTGGCGACGGAGCTGGATTGTGGTGAGTAGCACCCCGCAGGCTGATGTTGTCACACAAGGGTATGCGCTGCAGCGGTTCATCAACGCCTGCGCCGGGCGAGGGGCGTATCCCATCAAGTTCAATGGCTCCATTTTTACGGTGGACTCGCGTGAATCGGACGAGCACTTCGATGCGGATTACCGTCGATGGGGCGGGGAGTACTGGTTTCAGAACACGCGGTTGCCCTACTGGAGCATGATACCTGCGGGCGATTTCGAGATGATGCAGCCTCTGTTCAGGATGTATGCGAACGCCTTACCTCTGGCGAAGGAGCGAACCCGCCTCTACTTTGGACACGAAGGAGCCTATTTCCCCGAAACCATCACCTTCTGGGGAACCTACGCCAACTGCAACTACGGCTGGAACCGCGAAGGCAAGCCGATTTCCCATATCGATAACCCCTATATCCGTTACTACTACTCGTGCAATCTGGAACTGCTGACGCTGGCGCTGGAGTACTTCTTCCACACAGGCGATAAACGTTTTCTCCATGACACGCTTCTGCCTTTTGCGGATGCTTCTATCGCGTTCTACGACCGCCACTTCCCACGCGATGATGGGGGTAAATTGCTGTTCAAGCCAGCGCAATCGCTGGAGACATACCCCGATGTGGTCAACCCTCTGCCGGATATCGCCGGACTGCGCTGGACGCTGGAGGGGTTGCTGCGGCTGCCGCTGGGTAAAGAACACGCACATCGGCGCCACCTGTGGCAACGGTTGCTTGGGCAGTTGCCGCCTTTGCCAGCAAGGACCGAGAACGGGCAAACCTTCCTGCTGCCTGCGCAGGAGATACTGGCGCCGCCCATCAACTCGGAAAACCCCGAACTTTACGCCGTCTTTCCGTACCGACTTTACGGCGTGGGCAAGCCGGACATTCAGGTAGCACGCAATACTTACGCCCGTCGTCCTTACAAAGGCAACGAAGGCTGGCGACAGGATCCCATCTGGGCGGCGATGCTGGGAATGGCAGAAGAAGCCCGCAATATGGTAGCGCAGCGATTCGCCACCAAACACCCCGGCAGTCGGTTTCCTGCCTTCTGGGGACCCAATTACGACTGGATACCCGACCAGGACCATGGCTGCGCAGGCATGATTGCACTGCAGGCGATGCTGATGCAGACGGATGGCAACAGGATTCTGCTGTTCCCTGCGTGGCCGAAAGGATGGGACGTTTCCTTCCGCCTGCACGCGCCGGGCAAAACGGTGGTGGAAGGCGTGTTCCGCGCGGGCAAGCTGCAAACGCTGAAGGTAACGCCCGCCATCAGGGAGAAGGATGTTACTGTGCTAGAGCCTCAGTAG
- the malQ gene encoding 4-alpha-glucanotransferase yields MKHRYTRMAGVLLHPTSLPGPFGIGELGSTAYRFVDWLARAGQSLWQVLPLAPTGFADSPYAAFSAFAGNPLLISLQRLHDEGLLSDSDFADYPMLPQDRVDYGLVIPHKMTLLRRAYERWKSRATSEDYHQLDAFRREQAHWLEDFALFMALKEVFGGRAWTEWDNEFALRRPDALRKARSELQDAIQFHVFLQYRFRQQWLDVKRYANERGIRIMGDMPIFVAHDSADVWAHPEMFHLDRRGNPTFVAGVPPDYFSPTGQRWGNPVYRWDVLKRQDYRWWVERFRAILQLVDMVRVDHFRGFAAYWRVPASEPTAVSGKWVRVPGRELFGTLKRELGELPIVAEDLGIITPDVVRLRKGLGFPGMRVLQFAFDGDPDNPYLPFNYELDTVVYTGTHDNDTLVGWFASLSYEEKRRVFDYIGREDISIHWEMIRLAYASVAWIAVIPLQDWLGLGSEARMNQPGREEGNWQWRCRSEYLNEELAEAIAKMCVIYGRKRY; encoded by the coding sequence ATGAAGCATCGGTACACACGGATGGCGGGGGTGCTGCTGCATCCCACCTCTCTGCCCGGTCCGTTCGGCATCGGCGAGCTGGGCAGTACAGCCTACCGATTTGTAGACTGGCTGGCGCGGGCGGGGCAAAGCCTCTGGCAGGTGTTGCCTCTCGCGCCAACGGGATTCGCCGACTCGCCGTACGCCGCCTTTTCCGCCTTCGCTGGCAATCCTTTGCTGATTAGCCTGCAGCGGCTACATGACGAAGGGTTACTCTCCGACAGCGACTTCGCCGATTACCCCATGCTTCCGCAGGACAGGGTCGATTACGGACTGGTCATCCCGCACAAAATGACGTTGCTGCGTCGGGCATATGAGCGATGGAAGTCGCGAGCCACCAGCGAGGATTACCATCAGCTGGACGCCTTTCGCAGGGAGCAGGCGCACTGGCTGGAGGATTTCGCGCTGTTCATGGCGTTGAAAGAGGTGTTCGGGGGCAGAGCGTGGACGGAATGGGACAACGAGTTCGCCCTGCGCCGCCCGGATGCGCTGCGGAAGGCGCGTAGCGAGCTACAGGATGCGATACAGTTCCATGTTTTTCTGCAATACCGGTTCCGTCAGCAGTGGCTGGATGTGAAGCGCTACGCGAACGAGCGAGGCATCCGCATCATGGGCGACATGCCCATCTTCGTGGCGCACGACAGCGCGGACGTGTGGGCGCACCCGGAAATGTTCCATTTAGACCGCCGCGGCAACCCCACGTTCGTCGCCGGTGTGCCCCCGGATTACTTCAGCCCGACGGGGCAACGATGGGGCAACCCCGTCTACCGATGGGATGTGCTCAAGAGGCAAGACTATCGCTGGTGGGTTGAGCGGTTTCGCGCCATCTTGCAACTGGTGGATATGGTGCGAGTAGACCACTTTCGCGGTTTCGCGGCATACTGGCGGGTACCCGCTTCGGAACCAACGGCAGTCAGCGGAAAGTGGGTGCGAGTGCCCGGCAGGGAGCTGTTTGGGACGCTAAAGCGGGAGCTGGGCGAACTGCCCATTGTTGCAGAGGACCTTGGCATCATCACACCGGATGTGGTGCGCTTGCGTAAGGGACTGGGCTTCCCGGGGATGCGGGTGTTGCAATTTGCCTTCGACGGCGACCCCGACAATCCGTACCTTCCTTTTAACTACGAGCTGGATACCGTTGTATACACCGGCACGCACGATAACGATACGCTGGTCGGCTGGTTTGCAAGCTTGAGCTACGAGGAAAAACGGCGCGTGTTCGATTATATCGGGCGCGAGGACATCAGCATCCACTGGGAGATGATTCGGCTGGCTTATGCTTCAGTAGCATGGATAGCGGTTATCCCCCTGCAGGACTGGCTGGGGTTGGGAAGCGAGGCGAGGATGAACCAGCCCGGTCGCGAAGAGGGCAACTGGCAGTGGCGGTGTCGGTCAGAATACCTGAATGAGGAGTTAGCAGAGGCTATAGCGAAAATGTGTGTGATTTACGGGCGCAAAAGGTATTGA